A region from the Halosolutus gelatinilyticus genome encodes:
- a CDS encoding phosphoribosyltransferase, whose translation MFHDRTDAGERLAAELDRRGLDADIVLGIPRGALPVARPVADALDADLDVVVARKLGAPGNPELAIGAVASSGSVWYNDDLIDRLGVDEEYLESVRREEAENAKAKADRYRDRPGLPALEGKHVVVVDDGVATGATARACLRQVRDANAASVALAVPVGSPRSVDDLEREADDVIALEAPRNFQAVGQFYRDFGQVTDEEAIEYLEE comes from the coding sequence ATGTTCCACGATCGAACCGACGCCGGCGAACGGCTCGCAGCGGAGCTCGATCGCCGCGGTCTCGACGCCGATATCGTCCTCGGCATTCCGCGCGGGGCGTTGCCCGTCGCCAGACCGGTCGCGGACGCGCTCGACGCCGATCTGGACGTGGTCGTCGCGCGAAAGCTGGGCGCCCCGGGGAACCCGGAGCTGGCGATCGGCGCGGTCGCGAGTTCGGGCAGCGTCTGGTACAACGACGACCTCATCGATCGGCTGGGCGTCGACGAGGAGTACCTCGAGAGCGTTCGTCGGGAGGAGGCCGAGAACGCGAAGGCGAAGGCCGATCGCTACCGCGATCGCCCCGGATTGCCGGCCCTCGAGGGGAAGCACGTGGTCGTCGTCGACGACGGCGTGGCGACGGGCGCGACCGCGAGGGCCTGCCTGCGACAGGTCCGGGACGCGAACGCCGCGTCCGTTGCGCTCGCGGTGCCCGTCGGCTCGCCCCGATCGGTCGACGACCTCGAGCGCGAGGCCGACGACGTGATCGCGCTCGAGGCGCCCCGGAACTTCCAGGCCGTCGGGCAGTTCTACCGAGATTTCGGGCAAGTCACCGACGAGGAAGCGATCGAGTACCTCGAGGAGTAG
- a CDS encoding YihY/virulence factor BrkB family protein codes for MADPGLVTLVRDVTAVARERQISVTSAGLAYHAFNTLVPIVILLLVGAALVDAFDPLVRAIESATGFEGAATDDGLEGMTGDGSAALIRAAVLALLILLWSAIRLFQAVNSAFTDVYGAREEQSYVTNAVTVTIVTVLNAALVATTLAVGVALVGIVGVSLSVLSSGVPAAAASSLLLAALLCGLFLPMYYLFPQSDVSIREVLPGTAFAALSWTALAIGFRIYVATSESVALFGIAGAILLILTWVYLGGLCLLLGAVLNAVLADRVEPEAQWVPMRTVLADD; via the coding sequence ATGGCCGACCCCGGGTTGGTCACGCTCGTCCGAGACGTCACGGCGGTCGCCCGCGAACGCCAGATCAGCGTCACGTCCGCGGGCCTCGCCTACCACGCGTTCAACACGCTCGTTCCGATCGTCATCCTGCTGCTCGTCGGCGCCGCGCTCGTCGACGCGTTCGACCCTCTCGTCCGAGCGATCGAGTCGGCGACGGGATTCGAGGGCGCGGCGACGGACGACGGGCTAGAGGGGATGACTGGCGACGGGAGCGCCGCCTTGATTCGGGCGGCCGTCCTGGCACTCCTCATCTTGCTGTGGAGCGCGATTCGTCTGTTTCAGGCGGTCAACAGCGCCTTCACCGACGTCTACGGCGCCAGAGAGGAGCAATCCTACGTTACCAACGCCGTGACGGTCACGATCGTGACCGTTCTCAACGCCGCGCTCGTCGCGACGACGCTCGCGGTCGGCGTCGCGCTGGTCGGCATCGTCGGCGTGAGCCTCTCGGTCCTCAGCAGCGGCGTGCCGGCCGCCGCGGCCAGCAGCCTGCTCCTCGCGGCGCTCCTGTGCGGACTGTTCCTCCCGATGTACTACCTCTTTCCCCAGTCCGACGTCTCGATCCGGGAGGTGCTCCCCGGGACGGCGTTCGCCGCGCTCTCGTGGACCGCGCTGGCGATCGGGTTCCGAATCTACGTCGCGACCTCCGAGAGCGTCGCGCTGTTCGGGATCGCCGGCGCGATCCTACTGATCCTCACGTGGGTCTACCTCGGCGGCCTTTGCCTGCTGCTGGGCGCCGTCCTGAACGCCGTCCTCGCCGACCGGGTCGAACCCGAAGCGCAGTGGGTTCCGATGCGAACGGTGCTGGCGGACGACTGA
- a CDS encoding ERCC4 domain-containing protein yields the protein MRVAVTVDDREPAGVAAAVRAHPDVSGVAVDRLSAGDLAVDAVGIERKTLRDFVNGVMARSGPDLYDQAARLGEAYDHAYVLVEGDFDDLEALNTGVDPAAIRGSMASITARLSIPVIPCTDRARLVDYAIRLARKHVEEPSARRLPVGAVPSKREPTTKRMYGCIDGIGPELAAALYEAYPTIEALLEATPEDLTAIDGIGETRARTVYDAVRTAGAER from the coding sequence ATGCGCGTCGCCGTCACGGTCGACGATCGGGAACCCGCCGGCGTCGCCGCGGCCGTTCGGGCGCATCCCGACGTGTCGGGGGTCGCCGTCGATCGGCTCTCGGCCGGCGACCTCGCCGTCGACGCCGTCGGGATCGAGCGCAAGACGCTTCGGGACTTCGTCAACGGAGTGATGGCCCGGTCCGGCCCCGACCTCTACGATCAGGCCGCCCGACTCGGCGAGGCCTACGACCACGCCTACGTCCTCGTCGAAGGGGACTTCGACGACCTCGAGGCACTGAACACGGGGGTCGATCCGGCGGCGATCCGCGGTTCGATGGCCTCGATCACGGCGCGGCTCTCGATTCCGGTGATCCCCTGTACCGATCGCGCGCGCCTGGTCGACTACGCGATCCGCCTGGCTCGAAAACACGTTGAGGAGCCGTCGGCACGCCGCCTTCCCGTCGGCGCGGTTCCGAGCAAGCGGGAACCGACGACGAAGCGGATGTACGGCTGCATCGACGGAATCGGCCCCGAACTCGCCGCGGCGCTGTACGAGGCGTACCCGACGATCGAGGCCCTGCTCGAGGCGACCCCCGAGGACCTGACGGCGATCGACGGGATCGGCGAGACGCGGGCGCGGACGGTCTACGACGCGGTTCGAACCGCCGGGGCGGAGCGCTGA
- a CDS encoding HTH domain-containing protein: MSGHQSSSKTAELWIRSFAPASAGPTRERALERLDSLESAPSIDAVTVDGWGPEFERTEHVRRIPQLRKIEDRVRTFESWAARTGRSLQPFFRRRRVESAITGERRDVRRLPTIALAEFVDDELVHVAPCRDGERTIDVFDRLDALERGEAVDPVVTYEEKRHREEAISDRTRPSTDGPRPPSPGSN, encoded by the coding sequence GTGTCGGGACACCAATCCAGTTCGAAGACGGCGGAGTTGTGGATCCGGTCGTTCGCGCCTGCGTCCGCGGGACCGACTCGCGAACGCGCACTCGAGCGGCTCGACTCCCTCGAGTCGGCCCCGTCGATCGACGCGGTAACGGTCGACGGCTGGGGGCCGGAGTTCGAACGGACCGAGCACGTCCGACGGATTCCCCAGCTGCGCAAGATCGAGGACCGGGTTCGGACGTTCGAATCGTGGGCGGCCCGAACCGGCCGCAGTCTGCAGCCGTTTTTCCGACGGCGCCGCGTCGAATCCGCGATCACGGGCGAGCGACGCGACGTTCGCCGGCTCCCGACGATCGCGCTCGCGGAGTTCGTCGACGACGAACTCGTCCACGTCGCGCCCTGTCGCGATGGCGAGCGAACGATCGACGTCTTCGACCGTCTCGACGCCCTCGAACGCGGCGAGGCGGTGGATCCGGTTGTCACGTACGAGGAGAAGCGACACCGCGAGGAAGCGATCTCCGACCGGACGCGGCCGTCGACCGACGGCCCCCGACCGCCGTCGCCCGGGTCGAACTGA
- the gdhB gene encoding glutamate dehydrogenase GdhB, producing the protein MASHHRSTSTSEPRCSDGEPEPALETARRQLDRAAQRLDIDETILERLKRPKKVHEVTVPLERDDGSVDVFTGYRAQHDSVRGPYKGGLRYHPDVTRDECVGLAMWMTWKCAVMDLPFGGAKGGIIVDPKSLSDDERERLTRRFTQEIREVIGPNADIPAPDMGTDPETMAWLMDAYSMQEGETTPGVVTGKPPSVGGSYGREEAPGRSVAIVTRETLDYYDHPIEETTVAVQGFGSVGANAARLLDEWGASVVAVSDVNGAVYDPDGIDVAAIPSHDEEPEAVTGVTRGTRLSNDDLLELDVDVLVPAAVGNVITEENADAVRADVVVEGANGPTTFGGDAILAKRGVPVIPDILANAGGVTVSYFEWLQDINRRKWSLERVQEELETEMVAAWNGVREEVERRDVPWRDAAYAVALSRITEAHEMRGLWP; encoded by the coding sequence ATGGCGTCGCACCACCGTTCGACATCGACTTCCGAGCCGCGGTGCTCCGACGGCGAACCGGAGCCGGCGCTCGAAACCGCTCGTCGACAGCTCGATCGGGCCGCCCAGCGGCTCGACATCGACGAGACCATCCTCGAACGGCTCAAGCGTCCGAAGAAGGTCCACGAGGTAACCGTCCCGCTCGAGCGCGACGACGGATCGGTCGACGTCTTCACCGGATACCGCGCCCAGCACGACAGTGTTCGCGGGCCGTACAAGGGCGGACTCCGGTACCACCCCGACGTGACCCGCGACGAGTGCGTCGGACTGGCAATGTGGATGACCTGGAAGTGCGCCGTCATGGACCTCCCCTTCGGCGGCGCGAAAGGCGGGATCATCGTCGACCCCAAGTCACTGAGCGACGACGAGCGCGAGCGGCTCACGCGTCGGTTCACCCAGGAGATCCGCGAGGTGATCGGGCCGAACGCGGACATTCCGGCGCCCGACATGGGGACCGACCCGGAGACGATGGCGTGGTTGATGGACGCCTACAGCATGCAGGAGGGCGAAACCACCCCCGGCGTCGTCACCGGCAAGCCGCCCTCGGTCGGCGGCAGTTACGGTCGCGAGGAAGCCCCCGGCCGCAGCGTCGCGATCGTCACCCGCGAGACCCTGGACTACTACGACCACCCGATCGAGGAGACGACCGTCGCCGTCCAGGGCTTCGGCAGCGTCGGCGCGAACGCTGCTCGACTCCTGGACGAGTGGGGCGCGTCCGTCGTCGCCGTCAGCGACGTCAACGGCGCGGTGTACGATCCCGACGGCATCGACGTGGCCGCGATCCCCTCCCACGACGAGGAGCCCGAGGCCGTCACCGGCGTGACGCGGGGAACCCGTCTCTCGAACGACGACCTGCTCGAACTCGACGTCGACGTGCTCGTCCCGGCGGCCGTCGGAAACGTCATCACCGAGGAGAACGCCGACGCGGTTCGGGCGGACGTCGTCGTCGAGGGGGCTAACGGCCCGACTACGTTCGGCGGCGACGCGATCCTCGCCAAGCGCGGCGTGCCGGTGATCCCCGACATCCTCGCGAACGCGGGTGGGGTCACGGTCAGTTACTTCGAGTGGCTCCAGGACATCAACCGCCGCAAGTGGAGCCTCGAACGGGTTCAGGAGGAACTCGAGACCGAGATGGTGGCGGCCTGGAACGGCGTGCGAGAAGAAGTCGAACGTCGCGACGTGCCCTGGCGGGACGCCGCGTACGCTGTCGCCCTCTCGCGGATCACGGAGGCCCACGAGATGCGCGGCCTCTGGCCCTAA
- a CDS encoding rubrerythrin-like domain-containing protein produces MKDVKFDPEEDSTYECFDCGTTVRASAPGTCPDCGSDMRNRRTPIE; encoded by the coding sequence ATGAAAGACGTCAAATTCGATCCCGAAGAGGACTCGACCTACGAGTGTTTCGATTGTGGAACGACCGTCAGAGCGTCGGCGCCGGGCACGTGTCCGGACTGCGGCTCTGACATGCGTAATCGACGGACGCCGATCGAGTAA
- a CDS encoding bacterio-opsin activator domain-containing protein, producing MVSARTRDGTRLLVVGLGRDGERAFEADAADAIDAVPTAAAAIETVDRRSIDCLVTAHELPDGTGLEVLDSVRERDPDLPVVLSPADGSESLASDAVAANVTEYVPRDEGLEALAAAVDRALDRGRDRRRRRARARQLEAIFADPETYSWVLEPDGRVRRASESALEAIDATDDDVQGRRFWAVPWWDGPESRDGRSAIRSAVECAADGTVAHRELTHAGSGEEEDPRAFEVTIRPVRDGSGAIVSLLAQATDVTERVRLEAELRESEELHRVTLNNMTDTVLITNDEGEFTYVCPNVHFIFGYTDDEIREMGTIDELLASDLFDRERLAAAGVLTNIECTATDKAGREHTLLVNVREVSIQGGTLLYSCRDITKRKRREEALTALHRTARELLYAETDREIADRIVEDTTDVLDVPASAAFLFDTDENVLRPAAASTAMDRLHGPLSSRRANAETIAGRVFVEGGHRFFGDVRDAPALSDPTTDVRSAGFVPLGDHGVFVAGSPEIDAFDEVTREVTDLLAATAEAALDRVARERTLRERDRELKRQNRQLSRLDRMNEIIREIDQALVGAETREEIETAVCERLTSADRFSFAWIGALDTAADRLESSAHSGTERGQDYLDAVSLALADGDAAGGEPSVATAIDREVTVVSNVVDRLHEEPWREAALARDYQSIVSVPLAYDEFTYGVLTVYADRPDAFDETMCAVLAELGETIASAIAACERKHALLTDSRTRLEFDVADDGFVFARLAREVDARLSFDGGVRQREDGASVFVTVDGTPPSIVASAAAELVAVEDVRVITVNGDDESADGGALLLDLSRPFLALRLADHGAVLRSVEATPDRTRIVVDVPSTVDERSSANVVSNAFSRVELRSKRSVDRASAHDLRSTLLDRVTDRQLEVVQVAYYGGYFESPRAKSGEDVAETLGISPAAFYRHTRTVQRKLFDVLFEELGLPANLSKPVE from the coding sequence ATGGTTTCCGCACGGACCCGCGACGGGACCCGGCTCCTCGTCGTCGGACTCGGAAGGGACGGCGAGCGCGCTTTCGAAGCCGACGCCGCGGACGCGATCGACGCCGTCCCGACGGCGGCCGCGGCGATCGAGACGGTCGACAGGCGATCGATCGACTGCCTCGTGACCGCACACGAATTGCCGGACGGAACCGGACTGGAGGTGCTCGACTCGGTCCGCGAGCGCGATCCGGACCTCCCTGTTGTGCTCTCGCCAGCCGACGGGAGCGAGTCGCTCGCGAGCGACGCGGTCGCCGCGAACGTCACCGAGTACGTCCCCCGCGACGAGGGGCTCGAAGCGCTCGCGGCCGCCGTCGATCGGGCGCTGGATCGCGGTCGCGATCGCCGGCGGCGGAGGGCACGGGCCCGCCAGCTCGAGGCGATCTTCGCGGACCCGGAGACGTACTCGTGGGTGCTCGAGCCCGACGGGCGGGTTCGCCGGGCCAGCGAGAGCGCGCTCGAGGCGATCGACGCCACCGACGACGACGTTCAGGGGCGACGGTTCTGGGCCGTGCCGTGGTGGGACGGTCCCGAGAGCAGAGACGGGCGATCGGCGATCCGGAGCGCGGTCGAGTGCGCGGCCGACGGGACGGTCGCTCACCGGGAACTGACCCACGCCGGATCCGGCGAAGAAGAAGACCCGCGTGCCTTCGAAGTGACGATCCGTCCGGTTCGAGACGGATCGGGCGCGATCGTGTCGCTGCTGGCGCAGGCCACCGACGTCACCGAACGGGTCCGCCTCGAGGCGGAACTCCGCGAATCCGAGGAACTCCACCGGGTGACGCTGAACAACATGACCGACACCGTCCTCATCACGAACGACGAGGGCGAGTTCACCTACGTCTGTCCGAACGTCCACTTCATCTTCGGCTACACCGACGACGAGATCCGCGAGATGGGGACGATCGACGAGTTGCTCGCGTCGGACCTGTTCGATCGCGAGCGCCTCGCCGCGGCGGGCGTGCTCACCAACATCGAGTGCACGGCGACCGACAAGGCGGGCCGGGAGCACACGCTCCTGGTCAACGTCCGCGAGGTCTCGATCCAGGGCGGGACGCTCCTCTACAGCTGTCGCGATATCACGAAGCGAAAGCGCCGCGAGGAGGCGCTGACCGCGTTGCACCGGACCGCTCGCGAACTGCTCTACGCCGAGACCGACCGTGAGATCGCCGATCGGATCGTCGAGGATACCACGGACGTGCTCGACGTCCCGGCCAGCGCCGCGTTCCTCTTCGACACCGACGAGAACGTGTTGCGGCCGGCCGCCGCCTCGACGGCGATGGACCGGTTGCACGGCCCGCTGTCGTCCAGACGGGCCAACGCGGAGACGATCGCCGGCCGGGTCTTCGTCGAGGGAGGACACCGGTTCTTCGGCGACGTTCGCGACGCGCCGGCGCTGTCGGATCCGACGACGGACGTGCGAAGCGCTGGGTTCGTCCCGCTCGGCGATCACGGGGTCTTCGTCGCCGGCTCGCCCGAGATCGACGCCTTCGACGAGGTGACGCGAGAGGTGACGGACCTGCTCGCGGCGACGGCGGAGGCGGCGCTCGACCGGGTCGCCCGCGAGCGGACGCTGCGCGAACGCGATCGGGAACTCAAGCGACAGAACCGCCAGCTGAGCCGCCTGGACCGGATGAACGAGATCATCCGCGAGATCGACCAGGCGCTGGTCGGCGCCGAAACCCGCGAGGAGATCGAGACGGCCGTCTGCGAGCGGCTCACGTCGGCCGATCGGTTCTCGTTCGCCTGGATCGGCGCGCTCGATACCGCGGCCGATCGCCTCGAGTCGAGCGCCCACAGCGGAACGGAACGGGGACAGGACTACCTCGACGCCGTCTCGCTCGCGCTCGCGGACGGTGACGCGGCCGGCGGCGAGCCGTCGGTCGCGACCGCGATCGACCGCGAGGTCACGGTCGTCTCGAACGTGGTCGATCGACTCCACGAGGAGCCGTGGCGCGAGGCGGCGCTCGCGCGGGATTACCAGTCGATCGTGAGCGTCCCCCTCGCGTACGACGAGTTTACCTACGGCGTCCTGACGGTCTACGCCGATCGGCCCGACGCGTTCGACGAGACGATGTGCGCCGTCCTCGCGGAACTCGGCGAGACGATCGCCTCCGCGATCGCGGCGTGCGAGCGCAAACACGCCCTCCTGACCGACTCCCGGACGCGCCTCGAGTTCGACGTGGCTGACGACGGGTTCGTCTTTGCCCGACTCGCGCGCGAGGTCGATGCCAGGCTCTCGTTCGACGGCGGCGTCCGGCAGCGAGAGGACGGCGCGTCCGTATTCGTAACCGTCGACGGGACGCCTCCGTCGATCGTCGCGTCCGCCGCCGCGGAACTCGTCGCCGTCGAGGACGTACGGGTGATCACCGTCAACGGCGACGACGAATCGGCCGACGGCGGCGCCCTCCTCCTCGACCTCTCCCGGCCGTTTCTCGCGCTCCGGCTCGCGGATCACGGCGCCGTGTTGCGCAGCGTCGAGGCGACGCCGGACCGGACGCGCATCGTCGTCGACGTCCCCAGCACCGTCGACGAACGCAGCAGCGCGAACGTCGTGTCCAACGCCTTTTCGCGGGTCGAGTTGCGGTCGAAACGCAGCGTCGATCGAGCGTCCGCACACGACCTCCGATCGACGCTGCTCGATCGGGTGACCGACCGACAGCTCGAGGTCGTCCAGGTGGCCTATTACGGCGGATACTTCGAATCGCCGCGGGCGAAGTCCGGCGAGGACGTCGCGGAGACGCTCGGCATCTCGCCGGCCGCGTTCTACCGTCACACCCGGACTGTTCAGCGGAAGCTCTTCGACGTCCTCTTCGAGGAGCTCGGACTTCCGGCAAACCTCTCGAAACCGGTTGAATAG
- the cruF gene encoding bisanhydrobacterioruberin hydratase codes for MDNLPTVRSREWSRTAVQRDLEALVRENRFTIAVVFPIVGAVSLVASAESLLPAPLAYNPLVILFGTLVMRSPLIVGLLPRIDRRVLGWLAALTVYTYAIEVVGVRTGWPYGAFEYGIQLGPMLFGEVPLALPLFFVPLAVNAYLLTLLVLRERAANPAVRLASAIVAVVGIDLVLDPAAVAIGFWAYVPPGGYYGVPLSNYFGWLLSGTVAVVLIDLTFDRTALVERVRSCEFVLDDLVSFVLLWGTINVLYGNWLAAGVAGLLCLALFSTDRYDRDLLSAALPGTGRRN; via the coding sequence ATGGATAACCTACCGACCGTACGATCCCGCGAGTGGTCGCGAACCGCCGTTCAGCGGGACCTGGAGGCGCTCGTCCGCGAGAATCGGTTCACGATCGCCGTGGTGTTCCCGATCGTCGGTGCGGTATCGCTGGTGGCGAGCGCCGAGAGCCTGCTGCCGGCGCCGCTCGCCTACAACCCGCTGGTGATCCTGTTCGGGACGCTGGTCATGCGCTCGCCGCTGATCGTCGGCCTGTTGCCGCGAATCGATCGGCGGGTCCTGGGCTGGCTCGCCGCGCTGACGGTCTACACGTACGCGATCGAGGTCGTCGGCGTGCGGACGGGCTGGCCCTACGGCGCGTTCGAGTACGGGATCCAGCTGGGTCCGATGCTGTTCGGCGAGGTGCCGCTGGCGCTGCCGCTGTTTTTCGTTCCGCTGGCGGTGAACGCCTACCTGCTCACGCTGCTCGTGCTGCGAGAGCGGGCGGCCAACCCCGCGGTTCGCCTCGCGAGCGCGATCGTCGCCGTCGTCGGGATCGACCTCGTCCTCGATCCCGCGGCCGTCGCGATCGGCTTCTGGGCGTACGTCCCGCCAGGCGGGTACTACGGCGTTCCCCTCTCGAACTATTTCGGCTGGCTGCTCTCGGGAACGGTCGCCGTCGTCCTCATCGACCTCACGTTCGATCGGACGGCGCTGGTCGAACGCGTTCGAAGCTGCGAGTTCGTCCTCGACGACCTGGTGAGCTTCGTCCTGCTGTGGGGGACGATCAACGTCCTGTACGGGAACTGGCTCGCCGCTGGCGTCGCCGGCCTGCTCTGTCTCGCCCTGTTCAGCACGGATCGGTACGATCGCGATCTGCTCTCGGCGGCGCTTCCGGGAACCGGGCGGCGGAACTGA
- a CDS encoding phytoene/squalene synthase family protein: MEQEHIDAGKAIQKRTGRTFYLATRFLPERVRNATHVLYAFFRIADEIVDDPAGRSPAEQRAELERLRAEAFGEAEPNDPVLDAFQELRERYGIADAEVDAFVDAMAADIDTHRYETYDELESYMRGSAAAVGVMMTAIMEPAAKEAALPHAVKLGEAFQMTNFLRDVREDVVDRDRIYLPRETLRAHGVPDDQIERLEYSESFAAAMADELGRTEDLYREGVAGIRYLPEDCQLPVLLAAVLYAEHHSLIRDRDYDVLSSEPSLSTTRKLRCLVKTRWRWHWNRDPEAVFRRVSAVPTADDLDRHSPSPGERVPTR, from the coding sequence ATGGAACAGGAACACATCGACGCAGGCAAGGCGATCCAGAAACGGACCGGGAGGACCTTCTACCTCGCGACCCGGTTCCTTCCGGAGCGGGTCCGCAACGCGACCCACGTCCTCTACGCGTTTTTTCGCATCGCGGACGAAATAGTCGACGACCCCGCCGGGCGCTCGCCTGCGGAGCAGCGGGCAGAGCTCGAGCGCCTCCGCGCCGAGGCATTCGGAGAGGCCGAGCCGAACGACCCCGTCCTCGACGCGTTCCAGGAACTCCGAGAGCGGTACGGCATCGCCGACGCGGAGGTCGACGCGTTCGTCGACGCGATGGCGGCCGACATCGACACGCACCGGTACGAAACCTACGACGAACTCGAGTCGTACATGCGCGGCTCGGCCGCGGCCGTCGGCGTGATGATGACCGCGATCATGGAACCGGCGGCGAAGGAGGCGGCGCTCCCCCACGCCGTTAAACTCGGCGAAGCCTTCCAGATGACGAACTTCCTGCGGGACGTCCGCGAGGACGTCGTCGATCGCGATCGGATCTACCTCCCCCGAGAGACGTTGCGCGCCCACGGCGTCCCGGACGACCAGATCGAGCGCCTCGAGTACTCGGAGTCGTTCGCAGCGGCGATGGCCGACGAACTCGGTCGGACCGAGGACCTCTACCGGGAGGGCGTCGCGGGAATCCGGTACCTACCCGAAGACTGTCAGCTTCCGGTTCTGCTCGCGGCCGTCCTCTACGCCGAACACCACTCGCTTATCCGCGACCGCGACTACGACGTGCTCTCCTCGGAGCCGTCGCTGTCGACGACGCGGAAACTCCGATGTCTCGTGAAAACCCGCTGGCGCTGGCACTGGAACCGCGACCCCGAGGCGGTGTTCCGACGCGTCTCCGCCGTTCCGACGGCCGACGATCTGGACCGCCACAGCCCCAGTCCGGGCGAGCGCGTGCCGACCCGGTAG
- a CDS encoding DUF2196 domain-containing protein: protein MSNDRPTADELRQGLTVEIVQGDQDVESTDREPIIGEIGTIYGDEPEGPQVELKSGVVGHVQSIVHDESSTRG, encoded by the coding sequence ATGTCCAACGACCGACCGACGGCCGACGAACTGCGCCAGGGACTCACCGTCGAGATCGTTCAGGGCGACCAGGACGTCGAATCGACGGATCGAGAGCCGATCATCGGCGAGATCGGGACGATCTACGGGGACGAGCCCGAGGGACCGCAAGTCGAACTGAAAAGCGGCGTGGTCGGCCACGTCCAGTCGATCGTCCACGACGAGTCGTCGACGCGGGGGTGA
- a CDS encoding TIGR00300 family protein: MTVSRTVELEGHIIDSGTMGECFGIVMDMGGEFEVEEFEVGRHKHAETYCRMRVLADTEETLRTIVHELNQQGATVADPRDATLEAAPEDQVVPVDFYSTTNHPTYVRVEGRWVEVEDIEMDCALVVEPSGEGGDDPRVFTKVLNAVEEGDLVVTGETGIRVEPPERPRNGSGSFGFMQGGVSSERPSASLIEEIADEMREVRKGEGTVLVVCGPAIVHSGGRDALAELVGAGYVDALSAGNGFAVHDLERDLYGTSLGVDTESLEHPRKGHKHHIYTISEIVRVGGIAEAVEAGIVDEGVMYECVRNDVPYVLAGSIRDDGPLPDTITDAIEAQNAIREQAHEADLVLMLSTLLHSVAVGNCLPSTTKTVCVDINPATVTQLLDRGSAQAIGLVTDIGTFIPMLRDELLA; the protein is encoded by the coding sequence ATGACAGTTTCGCGCACCGTCGAACTCGAGGGCCACATCATCGATTCGGGGACGATGGGCGAGTGTTTCGGGATCGTGATGGACATGGGCGGCGAGTTCGAGGTCGAGGAGTTCGAGGTCGGCCGCCACAAACACGCGGAGACGTACTGTCGGATGCGGGTGCTGGCCGACACCGAGGAAACCCTGCGGACGATCGTCCACGAACTCAACCAGCAGGGGGCGACCGTGGCCGATCCCCGCGACGCCACGCTCGAGGCCGCCCCGGAGGACCAGGTCGTGCCCGTCGATTTCTACTCGACGACGAACCACCCGACCTACGTCCGCGTCGAGGGCCGGTGGGTCGAAGTCGAGGACATCGAGATGGACTGCGCCCTGGTGGTCGAACCGAGCGGCGAGGGCGGGGACGATCCCCGCGTCTTCACGAAAGTCCTCAACGCCGTCGAGGAGGGCGATCTCGTCGTCACCGGCGAAACGGGCATTCGCGTCGAACCGCCGGAACGACCGCGCAACGGCAGCGGGTCGTTCGGCTTCATGCAGGGCGGCGTTTCGAGCGAACGCCCGTCGGCCTCGCTGATCGAGGAGATTGCCGACGAGATGCGCGAGGTTCGGAAGGGCGAGGGGACCGTGCTCGTCGTCTGCGGCCCGGCGATCGTCCACTCCGGCGGTCGCGACGCCCTCGCGGAGCTCGTCGGCGCGGGCTACGTCGACGCGCTGTCCGCCGGCAACGGGTTCGCCGTCCACGACCTGGAGCGGGACCTGTACGGCACGTCGCTCGGCGTCGACACCGAGTCGCTCGAACACCCGCGGAAGGGGCACAAACACCACATTTACACGATCAGCGAGATCGTCCGCGTCGGCGGCATCGCGGAGGCCGTCGAGGCGGGCATCGTCGACGAGGGGGTGATGTACGAGTGCGTCCGAAACGACGTTCCGTACGTCCTCGCGGGCTCGATCCGCGACGACGGCCCGCTTCCAGACACGATCACCGACGCGATCGAGGCCCAGAACGCGATCCGCGAACAAGCCCACGAGGCGGACCTCGTGCTCATGCTCTCGACGCTGTTGCACTCGGTCGCCGTCGGCAACTGTCTGCCGTCGACGACGAAGACCGTCTGCGTCGACATCAACCCCGCCACCGTCACCCAGTTGCTCGACCGGGGGAGCGCGCAGGCGATCGGGCTTGTCACCGACATTGGAACGTTCATCCCGATGCTGCGCGACGAACTGCTCGCGTAG